AATATTAACGAAGTCATCCTTAAAGTTGACTAAACCAGGTTTTTTTGTATGATAATCAACTTGTGTGTACACTAATATTCTTATTTATATTCATGCTtactttagtttaatatatttttaattcgatTGAATAAGTTATTATTGTTTTCATGGTAAGATGTTTTTATTGTGTgccataaaaaattaaatttaatttcgaAAATCTTTAcccttcaaaataaataaaaatttaagaataaaatttaaaatatatacaaattGTAGATCTAATTTGATCAAGTTATTTgggaatttaaatttaattataatattataaatataaaataatttaatcatgattatgacacaaaataatataaatataacgtGCATAAATTATTAAGGGTGAATTTAGATAAATAGTGCCTTTATTTtcggttagtgtaaaaatagcaGTGACAGTGAGATTAGATACTGCAGCGTAAGACAAAAAGTGAGCTAAACATATTGCACCGTACCGCACCTCACTGCCTATCCAAACTTACTCTAAATCTACATAATTTAATGAGTACAAAGAGAGATAACAATGTTTTTTTTTACTTTCCAACCATTTGGAAGTATAGGATTAAATCTAACCAaatttgattcagaatttcatgGATTTTTAAACCTTTtctcattaaaattatttttataatatagaaaaataaattatgattttttaatttttcagaattttattatattttataatttattttaaaattattgtttaagTAAAGTTGTAAGATATTTTAGCTATAATTAAAAGGTGAAATTAGTTATTACTTATCGAATTGATGTGTAATCTCATTATTTAGTTAATGAATAACAAGAAGTTGATGAAAATGAGCATTAGATGATAAGACATGTTACTAGCGAAACCAATCAAATTAGAAATCAGATTACCAATATGATTTCTACGGGACTTGGAGGGGTTAATGCTTTGACAACTGTTCCTACAAATCTAGTTGATGCCATTGAGAGTGATAAAGCTAGTGTTTCTTTTGATTTTACCAATGTTttcttttcacaaaaaaaaaaaaaaagactaaaatgAGATAACCAGAAAATATGAGTGACCATAACCTAACTTTTGATAGTTAGGTgaccaaaatgtaattttaactTTAGTTTAACAACCATTTGtggaatttaacctaaaattcagTAGTCAGGCAGCCGGATGCGCAATCCAAGGGTAACCCCGTAAACATGTCCAtctggtattttggtaattttgcgtCTACTGAAAAGTGAAAAGGCTGAAACTAACAAAGATTGAGTCTATCGCTTCTCTGCACAATCAAATTGAGCTGAGACTACCATCCATCGGACCGAGCCGGTAGAGAAAGAGAGAGATGGCATCCGGTTGGGGAATCAATGGCACTAAAGGAAGGTGCTACGATTTCTGGGTTGACTTCAGCGAGTGCATGTCCCGTTGCAGAGAGCCCAAGGATTGCTCTCTCCTTCGTGAAGACTATCTCGAGTGCCTCCACCATTCCAAAGAGGTATCTCCCTCTTCTTTCCAtttcaattgtatttttaaacttattttcGATTCTATGATTTATTCTACTTGTCTCCCTTGAAATGTCGTGAAACCCTAATTCCTTTTCTTCTTGCGGATGGAATGTCTAATTAATAGTCTCAGATCATTTTCATGATCCGCCACATTATGGTTTTGGCTTTCATTTCATGCtttgttaaatattgattttttGACTCTTGAGCGAACTGAATTTCACGCCTTGCGGGTCCTCGAAACTCCAAAATGGGCTAGAATCGGATCAATTAGTT
Above is a genomic segment from Gossypium arboreum isolate Shixiya-1 chromosome 8, ASM2569848v2, whole genome shotgun sequence containing:
- the LOC108458383 gene encoding NADH dehydrogenase [ubiquinone] iron-sulfur protein 5-B; the encoded protein is MASGWGINGTKGRCYDFWVDFSECMSRCREPKDCSLLREDYLECLHHSKEFQRRNRIYKEEQRKIRAAARKEKDGGDGVHHHA